Proteins from one Primulina huaijiensis isolate GDHJ02 chromosome 18, ASM1229523v2, whole genome shotgun sequence genomic window:
- the LOC140963756 gene encoding large ribosomal subunit protein uL10-like: protein MAPKVSKADKKIAYDQKLCNLLDDYSQVLIAAADNVGSNQLQNIRRGLRGDSVVLMGKNTMMKRSIRIHAEKTGNNAILNLIPLLVGNVGLVFTKGDLKEVSEEVAKYKVGAPARVGLVAPIDVVVPPGNTGLDPSQTSFFQVLNIPTKINKGTVEIITPVELIKKGDKVGSSEAALLAKLGIRPFSYGLIITTVYDNGSVFSPEVLDLTEDDLIEKFAMGVSMITSLSLAISYPTLAAAPHMFINAYKNVLAIAVETDYSFPQADKVKEYLADPSKFVVAAAPVAASNAGAASAPSTKEEEKKEEPDEESDGDLGFSLFD, encoded by the exons ATGGCGCCCAAGGTTTCCAAGGCGGACAAGAAGATCGCGTACGACCAGAAACTCTGCAATCTCCTCGACGATTACTCGCAGGTTTTGATCGCGGCGGCCGACAATGTCGGGTCGAATCAGCTGCAGAACATCAGAAGGGGTTTACGTGGTGATTCCGTGGTGCTCATGGGCAAGAACACTATGATGAAGAGGAGCATCAGGATTCATGCGGAAAAGACTGGAAACAATGCCATTCTTAACCTCATTCCCCTCCTTGTT GGAAATGTTGGATTGGTGTTCACTAAGGGTGACTTGAAGGAAGTCAGTGAGGAAGTCGCCAAGTACAAG GTTGGAGCACCAGCTCGTGTTGGTTTGGTGGCTCCTATAGATGTCGTCGTCCCACCTGGTAACACTGGTCTTGATCCCTCACAAACTTCCTTCTTCCAG GTCCTCAACATTCCAACCAAGATTAACAAAGGTACTGTTGAAATTATCACTCCCGTGGAACTTATCAAGAAGGGTGATAAAGTGGGTTCCTCTGAAGCGGCATTGCTTGCAAAACTTGGAATTAGGCCATTCTCATATGGTCTCATTATCACGACTGTGTATGATAATGGATCTGTGTTCAGCCCGGAGGTGCTTGATTTGACAGAAGATGATCTCATCGAGAAGTTTGCAATGGGTGTTTCCATGATAACTTCCTTGTCCCTTGCGATCTCATACCCGACCCTCGCTGCTGCACCACACATGTTCATCAACGCCTACAAGAATGTTTTGGCCATCGCTGTTGAAACTGATTACTCCTTCCCTCAGGCTGATAAAGTTAAAGAATATCTCGCA GATCCAAGCAAGTTTGTTGTTGCAGCTGCTCCGGTAGCTGCGTCTAATGCTGGTGCTGCTTCCGCTCCATCTACCAAAGAAGAGGAGAAGAAAGAAGAGCCCGATGAGGAGTCAGATGGCGACTTGGGCTTTAGTCTGTTTGACTGA